A part of Desulfovulcanus ferrireducens genomic DNA contains:
- a CDS encoding PaaI family thioesterase: MENIKKFFKNDRFAEHVGIELLEVSKGYARAKLEIRNEHLNSVGTVHGGAIFALADLVFAVASNSHGTIAMGINVSISYLKAVREGTIFAEAKEISKNPKLASYTVTVSDQSGDTIAIFQGMVYRKKDKLPVPAKE, encoded by the coding sequence GTGGAAAACATTAAAAAATTCTTCAAAAATGACAGGTTTGCAGAACATGTCGGGATTGAATTACTAGAAGTGTCTAAAGGGTACGCAAGGGCAAAGTTAGAAATCCGAAATGAACATCTAAACAGTGTCGGGACTGTTCATGGAGGAGCAATATTCGCACTGGCAGACTTGGTATTTGCTGTTGCTTCAAATTCACACGGAACAATTGCTATGGGCATTAACGTGAGTATTTCCTATTTGAAAGCGGTTAGAGAAGGAACAATTTTTGCGGAAGCAAAAGAAATTTCCAAGAATCCAAAACTTGCTTCCTATACAGTGACCGTATCGGATCAAAGCGGAGATACAATAGCTATCTTTCAAGGGATGGTATACAGAAAGAAGGACAAACTTCCTGTCCCTGCAAAAGAGTAG
- a CDS encoding radical SAM protein, with protein sequence MLNLLISEHKTNHVVKELVYRDRVKPQIPEWGGRLPIALVFPEEESLALSTLGWQVVYRLLTEKNDFFVAERFFGTGKDGEVARSIDSGKPLSLFPLICFSLNFEGDYVNVLRLLKNSRIPLLAQKRSDWPLVMAGGPIAFLNPFPILPSLDFFYAGEAEESFVPLVLKIKKMWLAGESKEASLQKIADLPGVFVPKKSKKVKRQIAGFPSLMIGSQGIGPLQPAYSCFVHAKSRFRDMLLIEINRGCPYGCRFCAAGFIYRPPRQAGLEDVQKIVLEVKPRKVGLVGTALTDWEGLYPFLRFLNKQKIKFSLSSLRADGLNREFLEFLRRTGTRTLTLAVEGISKRLRKAINKRFDDEKFFQAVELISALQFNKLKLYFILGFPGENEADWQDLAGFLERLQSARIKGQGKRKKGVELVQISASCLVPKAWTPMQWAPMASEKELNDKLHRFKKMCSGFKGVRFSGEKAFQARIQGLLARGDEQVHSLLTLVADENGNWRKALKLWPGDMSWYLDRERDADEVFAWDKLEIGVSKDYLLREWQRYKKGLSTPKCSQNGCLKCQRCGMEAFESMPKPYSEGNFS encoded by the coding sequence TTGCTCAACTTACTCATTTCAGAACACAAAACCAATCATGTTGTGAAAGAACTTGTATATAGAGATCGTGTAAAGCCGCAAATCCCGGAGTGGGGTGGTCGGCTACCGATTGCCCTGGTCTTTCCCGAAGAAGAGAGTTTAGCCCTGTCTACCTTGGGTTGGCAGGTTGTATATAGATTGCTCACTGAAAAGAATGATTTTTTCGTAGCAGAGCGTTTTTTTGGCACCGGAAAAGATGGTGAGGTTGCGCGCTCTATTGACTCGGGAAAACCTTTATCCCTCTTTCCCCTTATTTGTTTTAGTCTCAACTTTGAAGGCGATTATGTAAATGTTTTGAGACTTCTTAAAAATTCACGAATTCCTCTTTTAGCCCAAAAACGAAGCGATTGGCCACTAGTCATGGCTGGGGGGCCGATCGCTTTTTTAAATCCTTTCCCAATTCTTCCCAGTCTGGATTTTTTCTATGCTGGCGAAGCAGAAGAATCTTTTGTACCTCTGGTCCTAAAAATCAAGAAAATGTGGCTTGCTGGAGAAAGCAAAGAAGCCTCTTTGCAAAAAATAGCCGACCTTCCCGGGGTATTTGTGCCTAAAAAGAGTAAAAAAGTTAAAAGGCAAATAGCAGGTTTTCCTTCTTTAATGATCGGGTCCCAAGGCATTGGGCCCCTCCAACCTGCTTATTCTTGTTTTGTCCACGCTAAATCCAGGTTCAGGGATATGCTCCTGATTGAGATCAATAGGGGGTGTCCGTATGGGTGCAGGTTTTGTGCAGCCGGTTTTATCTATCGTCCACCCCGGCAAGCAGGTCTTGAAGATGTGCAGAAAATAGTGCTTGAGGTAAAACCAAGAAAGGTAGGGCTGGTCGGCACGGCTTTGACTGATTGGGAGGGTCTGTATCCGTTCTTGCGCTTCCTAAACAAACAAAAAATTAAATTTTCCTTGTCGTCTCTGAGGGCTGATGGCTTAAACAGGGAATTTTTGGAATTTTTGCGGCGTACAGGTACCAGGACCTTAACCTTGGCCGTAGAAGGCATAAGTAAAAGGCTGCGTAAAGCTATAAATAAGCGTTTTGATGACGAAAAGTTTTTTCAGGCCGTGGAACTTATTAGCGCGTTGCAGTTTAACAAGTTGAAACTCTATTTTATTTTAGGCTTCCCTGGAGAAAATGAAGCTGATTGGCAGGATTTGGCTGGATTTTTAGAGAGGTTGCAGTCAGCCAGAATAAAGGGGCAGGGTAAACGCAAGAAAGGAGTGGAACTAGTTCAAATCAGTGCTAGTTGTCTGGTGCCCAAGGCCTGGACACCTATGCAATGGGCACCTATGGCTTCAGAAAAGGAGTTAAATGATAAACTGCATCGTTTTAAAAAGATGTGTTCAGGTTTTAAAGGTGTTAGATTCTCGGGCGAGAAAGCTTTTCAGGCCAGAATCCAGGGACTTCTGGCTCGAGGCGATGAACAGGTTCACTCTTTGCTGACATTGGTAGCCGATGAGAACGGTAACTGGCGCAAGGCGTTGAAGCTCTGGCCCGGTGATATGTCTTGGTACCTGGACCGGGAGCGGGATGCAGACGAAGTTTTTGCCTGGGACAAGCTGGAAATAGGGGTGAGCAAAGATTATTTACTCAGAGAGTGGCAAAGATATAAAAAAGGTCTGTCCACACCTAAATGTTCGCAAAACGGGTGCCTTAAATGCCAGAGGTGCGGGATGGAGGCTTTTGAGTCTATGCCCAAACCCTACTCAGAGGGCAATTTTTCATAA